The Streptococcaceae bacterium ESL0729 genome has a segment encoding these proteins:
- the secG gene encoding preprotein translocase subunit SecG yields MYNALVTILLILSVIIIISIIMQPSKQDSAASALSGGGEQLFERRKARGFEAVMQRFTALMVTVWLIIGFVLVILSSK; encoded by the coding sequence ATGTATAACGCACTTGTAACAATTTTACTTATTTTATCAGTGATTATCATCATTTCAATTATCATGCAACCATCTAAACAAGATTCAGCAGCCAGTGCTTTATCAGGCGGCGGTGAGCAGTTGTTTGAAAGACGAAAGGCACGTGGATTTGAAGCTGTAATGCAGCGATTTACTGCCCTTATGGTTACTGTTTGGTTGATTATTGGTTTTGTGTTAGTAATATTATCAAGTAAGTAA
- a CDS encoding ribonuclease J encodes MSDIKIIPLGGVREFGKNMYAVEVDESIFVLDAGLKYPESEMLGVDFVIPDTSFLEENADRVAGIFLTHGHPDAIGGLPYLLAQVEAPVFASELTIELAKINVKAYDLTKKFNDFHVVNEKTEIDFGTANISFFSTTHTIPDSLGIVIGTDKGNIVYTGDFKFDPAVPAGYKTNLGRLAEIGNQGVLALLSDSANALASAQSSGENEVAEKIFDVISDWEGRVIVASVAGNLARIQQTIDAAARAGRVVALTGHDMDQIVKTARRLGKLNVDDAMIVPLKELKKYPDEEVLILEAGRMGEPIRSVADMATGRNKQVKIKEGDLVFAVTSPTVSMETFVAKTENIVYRAGGVMKLLASEINVSGHANSRDLQTMIDIMKPQNLIPVQGEYRELEAHAEHAMEIGIKPEDIFILKRGDVISYEDGVFVPAGVVTAENIMIDGSGVGDIGSIVLRDRKILSEDGIFIAVITISKKEKKIISRAKVHTRGFVYVKQSRDLIKDSSDLVNQTVTNYLEKGDFDWTEIKQDIRDALGKYLYDQTKRRPVILPVVMEVRSEENLNKSTRKKAKKKKPAKAKSEDKQD; translated from the coding sequence ATGAGTGATATAAAAATAATTCCCTTGGGTGGGGTTCGTGAATTCGGAAAAAACATGTATGCTGTTGAGGTAGATGAATCAATCTTCGTCCTTGATGCTGGTTTGAAGTATCCTGAAAGCGAGATGCTTGGAGTTGACTTTGTTATTCCTGATACAAGTTTTCTTGAAGAAAATGCTGACCGAGTTGCAGGTATCTTTTTAACCCATGGTCACCCAGATGCTATTGGAGGCTTACCTTACCTCCTAGCTCAGGTAGAAGCACCAGTTTTTGCAAGTGAACTTACCATTGAACTTGCTAAAATTAACGTCAAGGCTTATGACTTAACTAAAAAATTCAATGATTTTCATGTCGTCAATGAAAAGACTGAAATTGACTTTGGAACAGCTAATATTTCTTTCTTTAGTACAACCCACACTATCCCAGATAGCCTGGGTATTGTGATTGGAACCGATAAAGGAAACATTGTCTACACGGGTGATTTTAAATTTGACCCAGCCGTTCCAGCTGGTTACAAGACCAATCTAGGTCGACTGGCTGAGATTGGTAACCAGGGAGTATTGGCTCTTTTAAGTGATTCAGCCAATGCCCTAGCAAGTGCCCAATCATCTGGTGAAAATGAAGTTGCTGAAAAAATATTTGACGTAATCTCAGACTGGGAGGGGCGTGTAATTGTAGCCAGTGTTGCAGGAAATTTGGCCCGCATCCAACAAACAATTGACGCTGCAGCAAGGGCTGGAAGGGTTGTTGCTCTAACAGGTCATGACATGGATCAGATTGTAAAAACTGCCCGTCGTCTGGGTAAATTAAATGTTGACGACGCTATGATTGTTCCCCTAAAAGAGCTTAAAAAATATCCAGATGAAGAGGTTCTTATCCTTGAAGCTGGTCGTATGGGTGAGCCTATCAGGTCAGTTGCTGACATGGCTACAGGACGCAACAAGCAGGTCAAAATCAAAGAGGGCGACTTAGTCTTTGCTGTTACAAGTCCAACTGTTTCAATGGAGACCTTTGTTGCTAAAACAGAAAACATTGTTTACCGGGCTGGCGGCGTGATGAAGCTTCTTGCTAGTGAGATAAATGTTTCAGGACATGCAAATTCGCGTGATCTTCAAACCATGATCGACATCATGAAGCCCCAAAACCTTATTCCAGTCCAAGGAGAGTACAGGGAGCTTGAAGCCCATGCCGAACATGCCATGGAAATTGGGATTAAGCCTGAGGACATCTTTATCCTCAAACGTGGAGATGTTATTTCCTATGAAGATGGGGTCTTTGTACCAGCTGGTGTTGTGACTGCTGAAAACATCATGATTGATGGAAGTGGTGTTGGTGATATCGGAAGTATTGTCCTTCGTGACCGTAAAATTTTGTCAGAAGATGGTATCTTCATTGCTGTAATTACTATTAGCAAGAAGGAGAAGAAAATCATCAGCCGTGCCAAGGTTCATACCAGAGGATTTGTCTATGTTAAACAAAGTCGTGACCTAATCAAAGATAGCTCAGACTTAGTCAATCAAACTGTTACCAACTACCTTGAAAAAGGGGACTTTGATTGGACTGAAATCAAGCAAGATATTCGTGATGCCCTTGGTAAATACCTATACGACCAAACCAAACGCCGTCCTGTTATTTTACCGGTGGTGATGGAAGTTAGATCTGAAGAAAATCTTAATAAGAGCACCCGCAAGAAGGCTAAGAAGAAAAAGCCAGCCAAGGCTAAGTCAGAGGACAAGCAGGATTAG